In one window of Bradyrhizobium sp. AZCC 1721 DNA:
- a CDS encoding lipocalin-like domain-containing protein — protein sequence MNGSDLITRRCFIGGTLLAGFGGEALAQGFAGLGDSADGFAPVVPGRTFGFPADHGPHPEFRIEWWYVTANLSDVSGAAYGAQWTLFRQAIAPGGPREGWANQQIWMGHAAVTREDTHRFSQTFARGGVGQAGVEANPVHAWIDAWEMRALDSVNDDNIAPLELKASGADFSYTLRLDADRPLVLQGEGGYSRKSLREQASYYYSQPHFATTGILTIDDRPIDVTGMAWLDREWSSQPLAADQSGWDWLSLHFNAGDKLMLYRMRQTDGQHYGSGKWIAPDGTAEQLASADIAMTPLAFTEIGARKIPTTWRIEVPSKALRIECTPLNPRSWMGTSFPYWEGPIRFAGSHTGVGYLEMTGY from the coding sequence ATGAACGGTAGCGACCTCATTACCCGCCGCTGCTTCATTGGCGGTACACTCTTGGCCGGATTCGGCGGCGAGGCACTCGCGCAGGGCTTTGCCGGGCTTGGCGATAGCGCGGATGGATTTGCGCCGGTCGTGCCGGGCAGGACATTTGGTTTTCCTGCCGACCACGGCCCACATCCGGAATTCCGCATCGAGTGGTGGTATGTGACGGCCAATCTCAGCGATGTCAGCGGAGCAGCCTACGGCGCCCAATGGACGCTGTTTCGCCAAGCGATCGCGCCGGGCGGACCGCGAGAGGGCTGGGCCAACCAGCAGATTTGGATGGGCCATGCCGCCGTCACCCGCGAAGATACTCATCGCTTCAGCCAGACGTTCGCGCGCGGCGGTGTCGGCCAGGCCGGCGTCGAGGCCAACCCGGTTCACGCCTGGATCGATGCCTGGGAGATGCGCGCCCTCGATTCCGTGAATGACGACAATATCGCACCGCTGGAACTGAAAGCATCGGGCGCCGACTTCAGCTACACGCTGCGGCTTGACGCGGATCGGCCGCTGGTGCTGCAGGGCGAAGGCGGCTACAGCCGCAAATCGCTGCGCGAACAGGCCTCCTATTACTACAGCCAGCCGCATTTTGCGACGACGGGCATCCTCACCATTGACGACAGGCCCATCGACGTCACCGGCATGGCCTGGCTCGATCGCGAGTGGAGCAGCCAGCCGCTGGCCGCGGATCAAAGCGGATGGGATTGGCTCTCGCTGCATTTCAACGCCGGCGACAAATTGATGCTGTACCGGATGCGCCAGACCGACGGCCAGCATTATGGCTCGGGCAAATGGATCGCGCCCGACGGCACGGCCGAGCAACTCGCCTCCGCGGATATCGCCATGACGCCGCTCGCGTTCACCGAGATTGGGGCGCGAAAAATTCCGACCACATGGCGCATCGAGGTTCCGAGCAAGGCGCTCAGAATCGAGTGCACGCCGCTCAATCCCCGGAGTTGGATGGGCACGAGCTTTCCCTATTGGGAAGGCCCGATTCGCTTCGCAGGCAGCCACACGGGGGTGGGCTATCTGGAAATGACGGGCTATTAA
- a CDS encoding MAPEG family protein has protein sequence MYHLTALVSLLAILVYFYSSVRVAQARGKFGVKLPAISGNPDFERVFRAQMNTLEWLPIFLPALWLFAIYISDGIAAALGLVWVIGRIFYIFGYAKSVPQRSPGFATQALATIALWVGAFGAIVWRLVQG, from the coding sequence ATGTATCATCTCACCGCGCTCGTCAGCTTGCTGGCGATCCTGGTCTACTTCTATTCGTCCGTTCGTGTGGCACAGGCGCGCGGCAAATTCGGCGTCAAGCTGCCGGCGATTTCGGGCAATCCCGATTTCGAGCGCGTGTTTCGCGCGCAGATGAACACGCTGGAATGGCTGCCGATCTTTTTGCCGGCGCTATGGCTGTTCGCGATCTATATCAGCGACGGCATTGCCGCTGCGCTGGGGCTGGTCTGGGTGATAGGCCGCATTTTCTATATATTTGGCTACGCGAAGTCGGTCCCACAGCGCAGCCCCGGCTTTGCGACTCAGGCGCTGGCTACGATCGCGCTGTGGGTCGGCGCATTCGGCGCCATCGTGTGGCGGTTGGTGCAGGGGTGA